Proteins encoded within one genomic window of Agelaius phoeniceus isolate bAgePho1 chromosome 9, bAgePho1.hap1, whole genome shotgun sequence:
- the CALHM3 gene encoding calcium homeostasis modulator protein 3, protein MDRFRMIFQYFQSNSESVMNGICGLLALASVKMYTSLDFSCPCLPQYNMAYGLGIMFVPPIILFLCGLILNRQALVMLEEWRRPAGRRKKDPAVIRYMCSSIMQRAMVAPVVWIIVTLLDGKCLICAFSGSMDPQKFVGFANVSTEQVQQLLAKVPCKDDELMRSSTSRKAVSRYLRCCSQALGWSILLILIIAAFLARWLRPCFNQATLLQARHWSNYIDIEQKIFEETCCEHSRLFAHKCILHFFESMQQEIRLHRCSLPREGVEAEGGEGLLQGITDQDQVNKLLKTWYYEKPPLDVSQAHQRHLLVRERSPLPRAENASTHSKCPQHTSV, encoded by the exons ATGGACCGTTTCCGGATGATCTTCCAGTACTTCCAGTCCAACTCGGAGTCTGTAATGAATGGGATCTGTGGGCTCTTGGCCCTGGCAAGTGTAAAGATGTACACCAGCCTGGACTtcagctgcccctgcctgccccagtaCAACATGGCATATGGCCTGGGGATCATGTTCGTGCCCCCCATCATCCTCTTCCTGTGTGGCCTCATCCTCAACAGACAGGCCCTGGTGATGCTGGAGGAGTGGAGGCGACCAGCGGGGCGCAGGAAGAAGGACCCAGCTGTCATCAG gTACATGTGTTCCTCCATCATGCAGCGAGCCATGGTTGCCCCTGTCGTCTGGATCATAGTCACCCTCCTGGATGGCAAATGCCTGATCTGTGCTTTTAGTGGCTCCATGGACCCCCAGAAGTTTGTGGGCTTTGCCAAtgtgagcacagagcaggtgcagcagctgctggccaaggtgcCCTGCAAGGATGACGAGCTCATGAGGAGCAGCACGTCCCGCAAGGCAGTGTccaggtacctgcgctgctgctcccag GCACTTGGCTGGAGCATTCTGTTGATCCTGATCATAGCAGCTTTCCTTGCCCGCTGGCTCAGACCTTGCTTCAACCAGGCCACCCTCCTACAGGCACGTCACTGGAGCAACTACATTGACATTGAGCAAAAGATTTTTGAGGAAACCTGCTGTGAGCACAGCCGGCTCTTTGCTCACAAATGCATCCTCCACTTCTTCGAAAGCATGCAGCAAGAGATCAGACTGCACAGATGCAGCTTGCCTAGGGAGGGAGTGGAGGCTGAAGGAGGGGAAGGTCTTCTCCAGGGTATCACAGATCAGGACCAGGTGAACAAGCTTCTGAAAACGTGGTACTATGAGAAACCTCCCCTGGATGTCAGCCAGGCACACCAGAGGCATCTCCTGGTGCGAGAGAgatcccctctgcccagggcagaaaATGCCAGCACCcactccaaatgtccccagCACACCAGTGTGTAA
- the CALHM1 gene encoding calcium homeostasis modulator protein 1 — MDKFRMIFQFFQSNQESFMNGICGIMALASTQMYSAFDFNCPCLPHYNLAYGLGILLVPPFILFLLGFVLNNNISMLAEEWRRPRGRRGKDAAVLRYMCCSMAQRAMIAPVVWLAVTLLDGKCITCAFCTSVPLESLGNASHPHLSQGEVQRVLARIPCKEIYNGQQLIANEVAVRYLRCISQALGWCFVLLMTTLAFLVRSLRPCFSQAAFLKSRYWSHYIDIERKLFDETCAEHARSFAKVCIQQFFEGMSTDLEAAHRHLPRKAPADAGEAVEKLLGITDQGTMNMALKSWHRCKPPLHLHPPAQPTGNGWAGEGQPPTHPSAPRKETAAYYSWV; from the exons ATGGACAAGTTTCGGATGATCTTCCAGTTCTTCCAGTCCAACCAGGAGTCCTTCATGAATGGCATCTGTGGGATCATGGCCCTTGCCAGCACCCAGATGTACTCAGCCTTTGATTTCAActgcccctgcctgccacaCTACAACCTGGCCTACGGGCTGGGCATCCTCCTGGTCCCCCCTTTCATCTTGTTCCTGCTGGGTTTTGTGCTGAACAACAACATCTCCATGCTGGCAGAGGAgtggcggcggccgcggggccggcgggggaAGGATGCGGCTGTGCTGCGCTACATGTGCTGCTCCATGGCACAGCGGGCCATGATCGCCCCCGTGGTCTGGCTGGCGGTGACACTGCTGGATGGCAAGTGCATCACCTGTGCCTTCTGCACCTCGGTGCCCCTGGAGAGCCTGGGCAATGCCAGCCACCCCCACCTCTCCCAGGGGGAGGTACAGCGGGTGCTCGCCCGCATCCCCTGCAAGGAGATCTACAACGGGCAGCAGCTCATTGCCAATGAAGTGGCCGTCAGGTACCTGCGCTGCATCTCACAG gctctgggctggtgctttgtgctgctgatgACCACTCTGGCTTTCTTGGTGAGATCGCTTCGGCCCTGCTTCAGCCAGGCTGCCTTCCTGAAGAGCAGGTACTGGTCCCACTACATCGACATCGAGCGCAAGCTGTTCGATGAGACGTGTGCGGAGCACGCCAGGAGCTTTGCCAAGGTCTGCATCCAGCAGTTCTTTGAGGGCATGAGCACGGACCTGGAGGCTGCTCACCGCCACCTACCCAGGAAAGCCCCTGCTGATGCAGGGGAAGCTGTTGAGAAGCTCCTGGGCATCACCGACCAGGGCACCATGAACATGGCCCTGAAGAGCTGGCACAGATGCAAGCCCCCACTGCACCTCCACCCACCTGCCCAACCCACTGGAAATGgctgggcaggagaagggcagcccCCCACGCACCCCTCTGCGCCCCGAAAAGAGACAGCTGCCTACTACAGCTGGGTGTGA
- the CALHM2 gene encoding calcium homeostasis modulator protein 2, producing MAALIAENFRFLSLFFKSKDVMIFNGLVALGTVGSEELFSVVAFHCPCSPARNYIYGLAAIGVPALVLFLIGVIWNNHTWNLVAECHKRGTKNFSAAATFLLFGSIMGRASVAPITWSVISLLRGEAYICALSEFVKPSSLDKFPAEYGAEVLAKIPCRDVPANLTKFRDEVTRRLRYESQLFGWLLIGIVAVLIFLTKCLKHCCSPLSYRQEAYWAQYRSNEDKLFRRTAEVHSRILAAKNVKQFFGFVALDKEEKELVQEFPVEGVQPSPQWNAITGVYIYRENKGFPLYSRLHKWAKGVEGNGPTPEGHELLFLAS from the exons ATGGCCGCCCTCATCGCTGAGAACTTCCGCTTCCTCTCCTTGTTCTTCAAGAGCAAAGATGTGATGATTTTCAATGGGTTGGTGGCCCTGGGCACGGTGGGGAGCGAGGAGCTCTTCTCAGTCGTTGCCTtccactgtccctgctcccctgcccgCAATTACATCTATGGGCTGGCTGCCATCGGTGTCCCAGCCCTGGTCCTCTTCCTCATTGGTGTCATCTGGAACAATCACACCTGGAACCTGGTGGCCGAGTGCCACAAGCGGGGCACCAAGaacttctctgctgctgccaccttccTCCTCTTCGGCTCCATCATGGGCCGAGCGTCCGTGGCACCCATCACTTGGTCGGTCATCTCGCTGCTGCGTGGGGAAGCTTACATCTGTGCCCTCAGCGAGTTTGTCAAGCCATCCTCCCTGGACAAGTTTCCAGCTGAGTACGGGGCCGAGGTGCTGGCCAAGATCCCCTGTAGAGACGTCCCAGCAAACCTCACCAAGTTCAGGGATGAGGTGACCCGGAGGCTGAGATACGAGTCCCAG ctctTCGGCTGGCTGCTCATCGGCATCGTTGCGGTGCTGATTTTCCTCACCAAGTGCCTGAAGCACTGCTGCTCGCCGCTGAGCTACCGGCAGGAGGCCTACTGGGCCCAGTACCGCTCCAACGAGGACAAGCTCTTCCGACGCACGGCCGAGGTCCACTCCAGGATCCTGGCAGCCAAGAATGTGAAACAATTCTTTGGCTTTGTGGCACTGgacaaggaggagaaggagctggtgcaggagttCCCGGTGGAGGGCGTCCAGCCGAGCCCCCAGTGGAATGCCATCACAGGTGTCTACATCTACCGAGAGAACAAGGGCTTCCCGCTCTACAGCCGCCTCCACAAATGGGCCAAAGGGGTGGAAGGGAATGGGCCAACCCCAGAAGGCCATGAACTGCTGTTTTTAGCTTCCTAA